The Raphanus sativus cultivar WK10039 chromosome 6, ASM80110v3, whole genome shotgun sequence sequence TATTTGTTACTTGTTATACAGCAGTTTACCACCTCCATATACTTGCTCAAAACTAGAAGAATACACACAATTTTTGGCTCGTATGCTTTAAAGAAGATTGTTATTTATTAGTATATGCTGAAGTAGACGTTGTAGACCGCGATACTCAGTTCAAAACATCTGTAACGTTCACTTACATGATTCGGTAAGATTAAAATATTTCCACACGTAGTATTAAAGCTATAtggtataaattatttaaatatttaagcaTATTCTATTTCGTGTGTCTATAGACTTAATTATACAATACTACAAATAGGAGGCCGATATTATATTTCCCATAGACCAAGTGAACTACATGTAGAAACAAATTCGGGTTGTACTATAAACGTCATGTATGCAACAATGCTTATGTAAGCCTTATGTAAGCACTAAGCAAACTTTATATTTatgtcttcttctccatctttcgTTTAAACCTACCCAAATGAAAACTTGGAAGAgtttttttaagataaattttctgaaaagtgttaatttataaatggtttgAAAATTGAATTTTGGTTATATAATGAATTCATTAACAGTAACATTAATTCTGTGAGATACCAGAGACGCCACTTGTAGCCTCAACTTCCGAAAGAACCACACACTCTCCGCATGCTCTGCCCAAATCCTTCCTTCCCCAAACAAAACATCACTGACTTTCTTATTTAGCAGCAAACGCAACACGTGGCATCATCCTAGCGGTCTTGTCACTTTATTACCGTCAATATAAACAAACGTGTTACATGTCAAGGTGTCCTAATCAACCATGGCTCCtcattcttctcttcttttcatcCTAGCCGTTGCTTGCTTCTCCTCTCTTATTTCACCGGCGACTTCACAAACATGCTCCACACAGAACGTACTCTCCGCCGAGAAAACTCCGTTCCAGACATGCCTAGACCTCCCCGAACTCGAGTCCTACCTCCACTACACTTACAACGCCACCAACTCATCTCTCTCCGTCGCCTTCGTCGCAACTCCGTCTCGCTCCGACGGCTGGATCGCCTGGGCCATCAACCCCGCGGCGACCACGATGAGCGGCTCACAGGCCTTCCTCGCCTACGGATCCGGACCGGGCGCGCCTCCCGTCGTGAAGACGTACAACATCAGCGGATACAATCTCACCGAAGGGAGGCTCGCCTTCGACTTCTGGAACCTGCGCGCCGAATCTTTGCACGGCGGTAGGATCGCGATTTTCGCGACGGTGAAGGTTCCGGCGGGAGCTGGGAGTGTGAATCAGGTGTGGCAGGTCGGTGGCAATGTGACGAATGGTCGTGTTGGAGTGCATCCTTTTAGTCCGCCGAATTTGAACTCTAGAGCCGTGCTGAATTTGACCGGTACGACCGGCGCTGGTGGTGGTGGCTCAAAAACTCCGGGGAATGCGGGGTGGATGACGACGAACGTAAATTTTGGGGTTAATTTGGGAGTTTTGGTTTTGTTGGGgactatatttattttctgaaaatctcCTTTTACTAGCAATAATGCAAGCCACCATATAGTGTACTGATTACCATTTTTAGTAGAATCATTTACCTCTTTTCTAGCTATAGCATTGTTCTGAGTTATTATTTGACTGTATGGGACCACCAAGCACTATTACTAGTATCATCTTACCTGTTTTTGTAGCCGTACTTGGTAATGGAATGTTTCTGTAGATTCGCTCGTTTAGATATTTCTGCaagatcttttttttgtaatctgATATTATTAACAAGTTAACAACTAAAGAAAGTCACACAAAATATATGGGCATAAAGCCCAATACCAATATCAGCTTACCAAGCCCATTATTTATAAGactattttaacatttttggcGATGGAGGCCCATACTCTGCCACTCAGATTGTCTATTCAAATTTAAGAAGCTTGCTTTCATGTATTCTTTACTCTCCTAGCTTTCCTACTAACGCAGGTGTTTGAGTTTTTCATATAACCCTCTAACTTGAGAGTGGTTTAACCTTTGGAACCAAGATGCAATCAATTTTTGGGATGGCTATTCTTGGTTTTTCACCAGTGAGGCCATTTGGTCTTAAATCAGTCGACAGATAAATGTCAACACAAAACATATTGCGAGTCATCTAAAGTCGGGACTTCAAATTCTTGATTTCACCAGTGAGGCCATTTAGTCTTAATCACTCGGAAGataaatgtcaaaaaaaaaaaacatattgcaAGTCTTGTATAAGTTCGAACAGATAAATATAACCTTAATTATGTTTTTCTCTgataaaaaacaaacaagaacatgcaaaagaaattgatttttaaatcaTCGGGAGCAACAAGA is a genomic window containing:
- the LOC108813263 gene encoding auxin-induced in root cultures protein 12 yields the protein MAPHSSLLFILAVACFSSLISPATSQTCSTQNVLSAEKTPFQTCLDLPELESYLHYTYNATNSSLSVAFVATPSRSDGWIAWAINPAATTMSGSQAFLAYGSGPGAPPVVKTYNISGYNLTEGRLAFDFWNLRAESLHGGRIAIFATVKVPAGAGSVNQVWQVGGNVTNGRVGVHPFSPPNLNSRAVLNLTGTTGAGGGGSKTPGNAGWMTTNVNFGVNLGVLVLLGTIFIF